A window of the Pseudomonadota bacterium genome harbors these coding sequences:
- a CDS encoding NAD(P)H-dependent oxidoreductase, whose translation MSTLLYIESSPRKQRSASIEVAHAFLAAYRETHPEAHVDTLDVWSTPLPEFDGAALDAKYAGIAGQPLTAVQSRAWAAIRALAARFQRADRILIGVPMWNFMIPYKLKHLIDCVSQKDLLFTFDENGLNGALTDRRAAVIYARGIEYSPDSGTPAETFDLQRQYLELWLRFVGVTDISTVLVEKTFFGPEVDGPAREAAKLQARAIATGF comes from the coding sequence TCACCCCGCAAGCAGCGCAGCGCATCCATCGAGGTCGCCCACGCCTTCCTCGCCGCCTATCGCGAGACCCATCCCGAGGCCCACGTCGATACGCTGGACGTATGGTCGACGCCGCTGCCGGAATTCGACGGCGCCGCGCTCGACGCCAAGTACGCGGGTATCGCCGGCCAGCCGCTGACGGCGGTGCAGAGCCGCGCGTGGGCCGCCATTCGTGCGCTGGCGGCGCGCTTTCAACGCGCCGACCGCATTCTCATCGGCGTGCCGATGTGGAATTTCATGATCCCCTACAAGCTCAAGCACCTCATCGACTGCGTGAGCCAGAAAGACCTGTTGTTTACGTTCGACGAGAATGGTTTGAACGGCGCGCTGACCGACCGCCGCGCGGCGGTCATCTATGCGCGTGGCATCGAATACAGCCCGGACTCGGGCACGCCCGCCGAAACTTTCGACCTGCAGCGCCAGTACCTGGAGCTGTGGCTGCGCTTCGTGGGCGTGACGGATATCTCGACGGTGCTGGTGGAGAAGACCTTCTTCGGCCCGGAGGTCGACGGGCCCGCGCGCGAGGCTGCCAAGCTGCAGGCACGCGCCATCGCCACGGGCTTCTAG